A stretch of the Streptomyces sp. NBC_01428 genome encodes the following:
- a CDS encoding NADP-dependent oxidoreductase encodes MAARTMRAVRLHEHGGPEVLRYEQVPVPEPAPGEVLVRVRAAGVNPPDWYLRGGMTTMPGETESTVGLPVIPGTDVSGVVEAVAPDVESFSVGDEVFGLLRFPSFDGRAYAEYVAAPASDLAVKPAGIDHVHAAGAPMAGLTAWQFLIEAGHDHPSPFQEARHRPTTLDADTTVLVNGAAGGVGHFALQLAKWKGAHVIAVASGTHESFLRELGADRFIDYTRSRPEELVHDIDLVLDTVGGPGSRRFLRTLKRGGAQFAVLPGEFDEDETTKLGVTVSSAQVRSSGAQLAELAALLETGTVRVAIDSTFDLADARAAHERAARGHIRGKIVLEVA; translated from the coding sequence ATGGCGGCACGCACGATGAGGGCGGTCCGGCTCCACGAGCACGGCGGTCCGGAGGTCCTGCGGTACGAGCAGGTGCCCGTTCCCGAGCCGGCGCCCGGTGAGGTGCTCGTCCGCGTCCGCGCGGCCGGCGTCAATCCTCCGGACTGGTACCTGCGGGGCGGGATGACCACGATGCCCGGCGAGACGGAGTCGACTGTCGGCCTCCCGGTGATTCCGGGAACCGACGTGTCGGGTGTCGTCGAGGCGGTCGCCCCGGATGTGGAGAGCTTCTCGGTCGGCGACGAGGTCTTCGGACTCCTCCGGTTCCCCAGCTTCGACGGCAGGGCCTACGCCGAGTACGTGGCCGCGCCGGCGTCTGACCTCGCCGTCAAGCCCGCGGGCATCGACCACGTGCACGCGGCCGGGGCGCCCATGGCGGGGCTGACGGCGTGGCAGTTCCTGATCGAGGCCGGGCACGACCACCCCTCGCCCTTCCAGGAGGCGCGGCATCGTCCGACGACGCTCGACGCGGACACGACGGTCCTCGTCAACGGCGCCGCGGGCGGCGTGGGCCACTTCGCGCTCCAACTGGCGAAGTGGAAGGGCGCCCACGTCATCGCCGTGGCATCGGGCACGCACGAGTCCTTCCTGAGGGAGCTCGGCGCCGACCGCTTCATCGACTACACCAGGAGTCGCCCCGAGGAACTCGTCCACGACATCGACCTGGTACTCGACACCGTCGGTGGCCCCGGCAGCAGGCGCTTCCTGCGTACGCTCAAGCGCGGCGGCGCGCAGTTCGCGGTGCTCCCCGGGGAGTTCGACGAGGACGAGACCACGAAGCTGGGCGTCACCGTCTCGAGCGCCCAGGTCCGCTCCAGCGGCGCACAACTCGCCGAACTGGCGGCCCTCCTCGAAACCGGCACGGTCCGCGTCGCGATCGACAGCACCTTCGACCTCGCGGACGCCCGAGCGGCCCACGAACGCGCCGCCCGGGGACACATCCGGGGCAAAATCGTGCTCGAAGTCGCCTAG
- a CDS encoding SMI1/KNR4 family protein translates to MGDESFDWSGFLGRWQQEWVPGEAADGDEEQTAASLGSPGADETAIAAVEERLGRRLPPSYREFLAVSDGWHVDQMAGVYQLGGAADIDWFGDPHDLTSVYEEFLGDEPRQEDVLLAGMWRRALRLETDSDMSHALLDPGDCDQDGEWALYLYKGWGGELPDRYPSFRAYMEAMYRGFHSARVERADFVNATTRAQDAQVEAARLMVLRGRHKDAMPLLEEAFSFGRPRSATLLNQIRHLLNPRERRDYGFLAADRRYLAEVLLVEAMAPARGEWRLGGDDHWLGMMSARGVDRTTAEALLSAVRSGTHHYAPSGPWGRAVTEARESARWGATDAAWRVLRDALPLWEAPGPLLIAPIGLLADSVLGPLITPERGREILATPRAGETGAVPEPVPDLDPPGLSWLAEPAVSGSPLDGYRCVWVEGIAPDRLPGLIGEEGSVLSTSTDRRDVSWRAPRPRERDDLEFWEDRAEVAVGRCAEGWAFAFDGHPGHLNKLFRSPAEAASSSGRAVVVWREPRRSTAGDHPAALHLSVAEQGHELYAFTLRGSEIQFSGALPEGLDPARLFRPEDTETDREVRVLEALHTELGLSLPCFALTRGSLHSFTTRSWTRAPRAGETFAYARLVQRGV, encoded by the coding sequence ATGGGTGATGAGTCTTTCGACTGGTCCGGGTTCCTCGGGCGATGGCAGCAGGAGTGGGTGCCGGGCGAAGCCGCGGACGGGGACGAGGAGCAGACCGCCGCCTCGCTCGGGAGCCCGGGGGCCGACGAGACGGCGATCGCCGCGGTCGAGGAGCGGCTGGGGCGACGGCTGCCGCCTTCGTACCGGGAGTTCCTCGCCGTCAGCGACGGCTGGCACGTGGACCAGATGGCCGGGGTCTACCAGCTCGGCGGCGCCGCGGACATCGACTGGTTCGGTGATCCGCACGACCTGACCTCCGTGTACGAGGAGTTCCTGGGCGACGAGCCGCGACAGGAGGACGTCCTGCTGGCCGGGATGTGGCGACGGGCGCTGCGGCTGGAGACGGACTCCGACATGTCCCATGCGCTGCTCGACCCCGGCGACTGCGACCAGGACGGCGAATGGGCGCTCTACCTCTACAAGGGCTGGGGCGGTGAACTACCCGACCGTTACCCCTCATTCCGGGCGTACATGGAAGCCATGTACCGCGGCTTCCACTCGGCCCGGGTGGAGCGGGCCGACTTCGTGAACGCGACCACCCGTGCCCAGGACGCACAGGTGGAGGCCGCGCGTCTCATGGTCCTGCGTGGACGTCATAAGGACGCGATGCCTCTCCTCGAGGAGGCGTTCTCCTTCGGGCGACCCCGGAGCGCCACGCTGCTGAACCAGATTCGGCATCTGCTGAATCCACGCGAACGCCGGGACTACGGCTTCTTGGCGGCCGACCGGCGCTACCTCGCCGAGGTTCTCCTCGTGGAAGCCATGGCGCCGGCGAGGGGCGAATGGCGGCTGGGCGGAGATGACCACTGGCTCGGGATGATGAGTGCCCGTGGGGTCGACCGGACCACCGCCGAGGCGCTGCTGAGCGCGGTGCGGAGCGGTACCCATCACTACGCACCTTCCGGACCGTGGGGTCGGGCCGTGACCGAGGCCCGGGAATCAGCCCGCTGGGGTGCCACCGACGCGGCGTGGCGGGTCCTGCGGGACGCGCTCCCGCTGTGGGAGGCTCCCGGTCCCTTGCTGATCGCCCCGATCGGTCTGCTCGCGGACTCCGTCCTGGGACCCCTGATCACTCCGGAGCGAGGACGCGAGATCCTCGCGACACCACGGGCGGGGGAGACGGGTGCCGTCCCCGAGCCGGTGCCCGATCTCGATCCGCCGGGGCTGTCGTGGTTGGCGGAACCTGCGGTGAGCGGGAGTCCGCTCGACGGCTATCGCTGTGTGTGGGTCGAGGGGATCGCACCGGACCGGCTTCCCGGACTGATAGGGGAGGAGGGCTCCGTTCTGAGCACCTCGACGGATCGACGTGACGTGTCCTGGCGGGCCCCCCGGCCCCGTGAGCGGGACGACCTGGAATTCTGGGAGGACCGGGCCGAGGTGGCCGTCGGCCGCTGCGCCGAAGGCTGGGCGTTCGCCTTCGACGGTCACCCCGGCCACCTGAACAAACTGTTCCGTTCGCCGGCCGAGGCAGCGTCTTCGTCCGGCCGCGCGGTGGTGGTGTGGCGCGAGCCGAGACGCTCGACCGCCGGTGACCACCCGGCCGCCCTTCACTTGTCCGTGGCGGAGCAGGGGCACGAGCTCTACGCGTTCACCCTGCGGGGCTCGGAGATCCAGTTCTCCGGCGCACTGCCCGAGGGACTCGACCCCGCGCGGCTGTTCCGCCCGGAGGACACGGAGACGGACAGAGAAGTGCGTGTGCTGGAGGCGCTGCACACCGAACTCGGGCTCTCCCTCCCCTGCTTCGCCCTGACCCGAGGCAGCCTCCACAGCTTCACCACGCGGTCGTGGACCCGGGCGCCCCGGGCGGGTGAGACGTTCGCCTATGCCCGCCTCGTGCAGCGTGGCGTCTGA
- a CDS encoding TetR/AcrR family transcriptional regulator, with product MRADARKNRDHLLAVAGAVIAEQGVDASMRDIARRAGVGLATLLRHYPTREALLEALLHTSFDELTAKAGELETSSSPADALVAWLRDCVAWTTEYRGVTVLMAAAIEDTESALHASCVTLRAAGARLLTRAQEAGAARTDVDGTDLFALVAALAWLGDQPSLAPRADHLFDLVAKALLTNARSAGSVGMASRG from the coding sequence ATGCGGGCCGACGCCAGGAAGAACCGCGATCACCTGCTCGCCGTAGCGGGCGCCGTCATCGCCGAGCAGGGCGTCGACGCGTCGATGCGCGACATCGCACGGCGGGCCGGCGTCGGGCTCGCGACGCTGCTACGGCACTATCCGACCCGTGAGGCACTGCTCGAGGCACTGCTCCACACGAGCTTCGACGAGCTGACAGCAAAAGCGGGCGAACTCGAGACGTCGAGTTCGCCCGCGGACGCTCTCGTCGCGTGGCTCCGTGACTGCGTGGCGTGGACGACCGAGTACCGGGGCGTGACCGTGCTGATGGCGGCCGCCATCGAGGACACCGAGTCCGCACTCCACGCGTCGTGCGTCACCCTGCGGGCAGCCGGAGCGCGGCTCCTCACCCGCGCGCAGGAGGCGGGCGCGGCGCGGACCGACGTCGACGGCACCGACTTGTTCGCGCTCGTGGCCGCGCTCGCCTGGCTCGGCGACCAGCCCTCGCTCGCGCCGCGCGCCGATCACCTCTTCGATCTCGTCGCGAAGGCGCTCCTGACGAACGCCAGGAGCGCCGGTTCCGTGGGGATGGCGTCCCGGGGTTAG
- a CDS encoding FG-GAP and VCBS repeat-containing protein — translation MGIRRPAISTAVAAALIGSFSVPIVAGTASAEDRATTVREDFDGDGYQDVAVAAPGAKVGGHTWAGYITISYGSAKGLDPARTTVIHQDTPGVPGDSGDNEVFGYAMIPRDLDGDGLTDLAVVTRDYQPETNVSGSVIVLWGRRTGISGEGAVRVSAPANAQVGDDITAGDFDGDGHVDLFMGNSEDAYDFHDALYGPLGRDGAPAREQRLQVYSTDNTIDSTATGDFNGDGIEDLATFYVYENHAEGGKLWLGTKDGLSTVPQRLTSSSSTAVADFDQDGYADLATRVFLNGDTENVEDPGTVKIYYGSSAGPSQTRTKTITQDTAGVPGVSEKSDQFGGRLSAGDVNGDGYPDLAVGVPGEAIGTKKKAGAVVLLKGGRSGLTGTGAQAFHQDTTGVPGVAEAGDAFGGSTRLLDVTGDGKADLIAGAPGEDLGTVVNGGAIWLLRGAASGLTASKSVAENPTDIGAPATRALFGLNLSGDNGPGTVIP, via the coding sequence GTGGGCATCCGCCGACCCGCCATATCGACCGCCGTGGCCGCCGCCCTGATCGGGTCGTTCAGCGTCCCGATCGTCGCGGGCACCGCGTCCGCGGAGGACCGTGCCACCACCGTGCGCGAGGACTTCGACGGCGACGGCTACCAGGACGTCGCCGTCGCGGCGCCCGGCGCGAAGGTCGGTGGCCATACATGGGCCGGCTACATCACGATCAGCTACGGCTCGGCGAAGGGCCTCGACCCCGCGCGCACCACGGTCATCCATCAGGACACCCCCGGCGTGCCCGGTGACTCCGGCGACAACGAGGTCTTCGGCTACGCGATGATCCCTCGCGACCTGGACGGTGACGGCCTGACCGATCTGGCCGTCGTCACCCGCGACTACCAGCCGGAGACCAACGTCAGCGGATCCGTGATCGTCCTGTGGGGCCGCAGGACCGGCATCTCCGGCGAGGGCGCGGTCCGCGTCAGCGCACCGGCCAACGCCCAGGTCGGCGATGACATCACCGCGGGCGACTTCGACGGCGACGGGCACGTCGACCTGTTCATGGGCAACAGCGAAGACGCGTACGACTTCCACGACGCGCTCTACGGTCCGCTCGGCCGCGACGGCGCTCCGGCCCGTGAGCAGCGCCTGCAGGTGTACAGCACGGACAACACCATCGACTCCACCGCCACGGGCGACTTCAACGGCGACGGCATCGAGGACCTCGCGACCTTCTACGTCTACGAGAACCACGCCGAGGGCGGCAAGCTCTGGCTCGGCACCAAGGACGGCCTGTCGACGGTCCCGCAGCGGCTGACCTCCTCGTCCAGCACCGCGGTCGCCGACTTCGACCAGGACGGCTACGCCGACCTCGCCACCCGGGTCTTCCTCAACGGCGACACCGAGAACGTGGAAGACCCCGGCACCGTCAAGATCTACTACGGCTCATCTGCCGGCCCCAGCCAGACCCGGACGAAGACGATCACGCAGGACACGGCGGGCGTGCCCGGGGTGAGTGAGAAGAGCGACCAGTTCGGTGGACGGCTCAGCGCGGGCGACGTGAACGGTGACGGATACCCCGATCTGGCCGTCGGGGTCCCCGGCGAGGCGATCGGCACGAAGAAGAAGGCGGGCGCCGTGGTGTTGCTCAAGGGAGGCAGGAGCGGGCTCACCGGGACGGGCGCGCAGGCCTTCCATCAGGACACGACGGGCGTGCCCGGCGTCGCCGAGGCCGGTGACGCGTTCGGTGGTTCGACCCGGCTGCTCGACGTGACGGGCGACGGCAAGGCCGACCTGATCGCGGGCGCGCCGGGGGAGGACCTCGGGACCGTCGTGAACGGCGGCGCGATATGGCTGCTGCGCGGCGCCGCCTCCGGTCTGACGGCCTCGAAGTCGGTCGCGGAGAACCCGACGGACATCGGCGCACCGGCGACGAGGGCGTTGTTCGGTCTGAACCTGAGCGGCGACAACGGCCCCGGAACGGTGATCCCCTAA